GCCTGCCGGGCCTCGTTGCTCCGGCCCGGGGCTGACGCGCCAGGGCGGCGGCGAATCCCGGGGCCTGTCCTGTACTGTGGTGCCCGGGGGCCGGGGCTCCGGGGACCGCCACAGCGGCCCGTAGCTCACCCAGCAGGGGCTCTGGTATGGGGGAGGAGACGGCGTCGAATCCAGAGAGGAGCACCTCCCGCGCCTCCTGCGACGAGAGGCCGCCCGTGGCGAGCACGGATCCGTCCACCGCGCCGAGCCGGGCGGAGCATAGCGCCGAGGCGGTCGCGTGGAGGGCCGTATCCCTGGTGTCCAGGGCCTCGGAGCCGCCACGGGGGCTGCTTAGCGCGGCCCACGAGCTCCGAAAGTGGGCGTCGGCGACGCTGCCTTCGAGCCGGGCGGCCCGGACCCTTTTGAGGTCCCCGATCTCGGAGAGGAGGGAGAGGTACGGTGGTATCCCGGCCGCCACGGACTCTGCTGAGGTTCTCTTCACGTCCGGGAACCTACGCGCTGGCGGAGTCTACCCGGCCCGCGGAGGCGGCGCCGTTGGAGATCCAGTCAAATAGCCGCTGCTCCTGGCGGTAGAAGTCGTGGTCCGGGGAGTCGCCGTCCCGCACGGTCATCGGGGCCTTGAAGAAATGTCCGAACTGCTCCTGGACCCCGCCGGAGCCCCGCCTGCGGGCGAGGTCGGATAGCCTGGCGAGCTCTATTACGAGGGGGGCCGCCAGCACCGAGTCTCCGCAGAGGAAGTTGACCTTGAGCTGCATCTGCTTGCCCAGAAAACCCGAGACGTCCACGTTGTCCCAGGCCTCCTTGTTGTCGCCGCGCGGCGGGTAGTAGTGGATCGAGACTATGTGGTTCTCGACCTCGTAGCCGAGCATGTGATCCAGCACAGACCCCTTGGTCGCGTTCTTGGAGGCCAGGGAGTCCGGGTCGTCCAGGATGTGCCCGTCGCCGTTTCCGAGCATGTTGGTCGAGTACCAGCCCTCGACGTGCAGCGCGCGCGAGCGCAGCGCCGGGGCGAGCACGGTCTTTAGCATGGTCTGGCCGGTCTTGCCGTCCTTGCCCGAGACCGGGACGTTCCTGAGCTCTGAGAGGCGTTTTATCGCGGGCACGTCGGCGGCGACGCTGGGGGTGAAGTTCACGTACGGCG
This sequence is a window from Rubrobacter aplysinae. Protein-coding genes within it:
- a CDS encoding HD domain-containing protein gives rise to the protein MKRTSAESVAAGIPPYLSLLSEIGDLKRVRAARLEGSVADAHFRSSWAALSSPRGGSEALDTRDTALHATASALCSARLGAVDGSVLATGGLSSQEAREVLLSGFDAVSSPIPEPLLGELRAAVAVPGAPAPGHHSTGQAPGFAAALARQPRAGATRPGRPRLILEPPESHAEHCATVAVYGVILSGFFEADPAPVFLAGLAHHLHNAGLPDSGFTGEELLGGYLERVAGRFRESALAELPQTLREETEACLETTRDADSPEGRAFHAADVLDRVLQMQNHERQAGFTLDQALGEMDLVHPGPLNEFQDAVLSQAGLR
- a CDS encoding inositol-3-phosphate synthase codes for the protein MGVAVVGLGGAVASTAVAGTELMKAGLAGTEGLPLAEASVRDEGGEARPLKGTEEMALYEDLVFGGWDLSGDDLATAAERAGVLDYRQLEAIRERLGGVTPWPAAFDSEFCRNAAGSNVVAADGHRAKVEAIRADLRDFKERNGLDSVVLVNLASTERVADISAPVLSTIDAFESGLDADAPEIGPAMLYAYAAISEGAPYVNFTPSVAADVPAIKRLSELRNVPVSGKDGKTGQTMLKTVLAPALRSRALHVEGWYSTNMLGNGDGHILDDPDSLASKNATKGSVLDHMLGYEVENHIVSIHYYPPRGDNKEAWDNVDVSGFLGKQMQLKVNFLCGDSVLAAPLVIELARLSDLARRRGSGGVQEQFGHFFKAPMTVRDGDSPDHDFYRQEQRLFDWISNGAASAGRVDSASA